A window of the Wolbachia endosymbiont (group A) of Pogonocherus hispidulus genome harbors these coding sequences:
- a CDS encoding iron-sulfur cluster co-chaperone HscB C-terminal domain-containing protein, which translates to MSSSYFTLFEIEPTFNISFDELEKKYIELSRTDINEGQSKNIININKAYQVLKSPLERAKHLLNLFGVESPKDHPNSEILNESMEIREYLLDCDDLQFASRMVDEKIKDCVKNLINTFAVKNFDGAATQVLRLKYLYKSFEEVKKNATNSNF; encoded by the coding sequence ATGTCTAGCAGCTATTTTACATTGTTTGAAATTGAACCAACTTTCAATATCAGCTTTGATGAGTTAGAGAAAAAATATATTGAGCTAAGCAGGACTGATATAAACGAAGGACAATCTAAAAATATAATTAATATTAACAAAGCTTATCAAGTGCTAAAGTCACCACTAGAACGTGCCAAGCATTTGTTGAATCTTTTTGGTGTGGAAAGCCCAAAGGATCATCCAAATTCTGAAATATTAAATGAATCAATGGAAATAAGAGAATATTTGCTGGACTGCGATGATCTACAATTTGCAAGTAGGATGGTTGATGAAAAAATAAAAGATTGCGTTAAAAACCTAATTAACACTTTTGCTGTAAAGAATTTTGATGGAGCTGCTACACAAGTCTTAAGATTGAAATATTTATATAAGTCATTTGAGGAGGTGAAAAAGAATGCAACCAATTCAAATTTCTGA
- the radA gene encoding DNA repair protein RadA, with protein sequence MKTVYVCQSCGHSTGRWVGKCIACDNWDTVVEEIAVKTGKRSISAPILIKTLSGSEIITPSRFLTGIEELDRVFGGGIVQGASILIGGEPGIGKSTLLLRIAANVVQLSSFECLYVSGEESLEQVSLRAKRLKINEPKIKLLSTVSLTDVVATIKENKSIKFLVIDSIQTMYDSRITSAPGTVTQVRTCAHELTILAKQYGISLLIVGHITKDGQIAGPKTLEHMVDTVLYFEGENSNQYRILRTIKNRFGPANEIGVFEMSEAGLVPVDNPSSLFLMAHDREVVGSAVFAGIEGSRPILMEVQALIAGTNMATPRRAVVGWDINRLAMIIAVLNARCKMFLHDKEVYLNIAGGLKIQEPSADLAVAASLISSVVNLPLPTSSIICGEVALSGEIRNVSHADLRLKEAQKLGFKKAIMPKNGNYSSHDIEIIKLGHVRELREVFNYN encoded by the coding sequence ATGAAAACTGTATATGTATGTCAATCCTGTGGTCATAGCACTGGTAGGTGGGTAGGGAAGTGTATTGCATGTGACAATTGGGATACAGTTGTTGAAGAAATAGCAGTAAAAACGGGCAAAAGAAGTATATCTGCGCCAATTTTAATAAAGACGTTATCGGGTAGCGAAATTATCACTCCAAGTCGTTTTCTAACAGGAATAGAAGAATTGGATAGAGTTTTTGGTGGGGGTATCGTTCAAGGTGCTAGCATTTTAATTGGAGGCGAACCTGGTATTGGAAAATCTACCCTTTTGCTTAGAATTGCAGCTAATGTTGTGCAACTTTCCTCTTTTGAATGTCTTTATGTATCTGGCGAGGAATCTTTAGAGCAAGTAAGCCTCAGAGCAAAGCGTCTTAAGATAAATGAACCTAAAATTAAGCTTTTATCTACAGTGTCTTTAACTGATGTAGTAGCAACAATAAAGGAAAATAAAAGTATTAAATTCTTAGTAATTGACTCTATACAAACAATGTATGATAGCAGAATTACATCAGCACCAGGAACTGTAACTCAGGTCCGCACTTGCGCACATGAATTAACCATTCTTGCGAAACAATATGGTATTTCTCTTTTAATAGTTGGTCATATAACTAAGGATGGACAAATAGCTGGACCTAAAACTTTGGAGCATATGGTGGATACGGTATTATATTTTGAAGGTGAAAATAGTAATCAATATCGCATTTTACGCACTATTAAAAATAGATTTGGTCCTGCAAATGAAATTGGTGTTTTTGAGATGTCTGAAGCAGGACTTGTGCCTGTTGATAATCCATCATCATTGTTTCTGATGGCCCATGACAGAGAAGTAGTTGGCAGCGCTGTATTTGCAGGAATTGAAGGTTCAAGACCAATTTTAATGGAAGTTCAAGCGTTGATAGCAGGGACTAATATGGCAACCCCAAGAAGGGCAGTAGTTGGGTGGGATATTAATCGATTGGCTATGATCATCGCGGTGCTAAATGCTCGCTGTAAAATGTTTTTGCATGATAAAGAAGTGTACCTAAACATCGCTGGAGGATTGAAAATACAGGAACCATCGGCTGATCTTGCTGTTGCTGCTTCCCTTATTTCAAGTGTAGTAAATTTACCGCTGCCAACTTCTTCAATAATCTGCGGTGAAGTTGCACTTTCTGGAGAAATTAGGAATGTCTCGCATGCTGATCTTAGACTAAAAGAAGCACAAAAGTTAGGATTCAAAAAAGCAATTATGCCTAAAAATGGTAATTACTCTTCTCATGATATTGAGATAATTAAGCTTGGTCACGTAAGGGAATTAAGAGAAGTCTTTAATTACAATTAA
- a CDS encoding diacylglycerol kinase gives MKKGIIRLIKAIRYSCEGIKSAFISEIAFRQELLLFIVCVSTLFVLDVSNLERAVMISSLFLVLIVEIVNTAFETTIERISSEQHILSKKVKDLGSAAVFLSLINFLITWMIILTG, from the coding sequence ATGAAGAAGGGCATTATTCGTCTAATAAAAGCAATTCGATACTCTTGTGAAGGAATAAAATCAGCTTTTATATCAGAAATTGCGTTCAGACAGGAGTTACTACTTTTTATAGTATGTGTTTCAACTTTGTTTGTTTTGGATGTAAGTAATCTAGAACGTGCAGTAATGATAAGCAGCCTATTCCTGGTGTTAATTGTGGAAATTGTTAACACTGCTTTTGAAACGACAATTGAGCGTATTTCCAGTGAACAACACATACTTTCAAAAAAGGTGAAAGATCTAGGTAGTGCAGCAGTTTTTCTTTCATTAATTAACTTCCTGATAACATGGATGATAATATTGACAGGTTAA
- the ltrA gene encoding group II intron reverse transcriptase/maturase: MNETKSFDIPKQLIWRAYKQVSKNKGAAGVDEVSITKFEENLKDNLYKLWNRMSSGSYFPEPVKAVAIPKDTGGQRILCVPSVFDRIAQTAATMYLEPLVEPKFHEDSYGYRPNKSALDAVYTARKRCWKNDWTVDLDISGFFDNLDHDLALQAIKKHTDCKWVILYVERWMKAPIQQADGSRVTRDKGVPQGGSISPIISSIFMHHAFDMWMKQNYPTVPFERYVDDAIVHCRTKRQAGFMKVMIEERLAKCKLKLHPEKTQIVYSKDDDRKEQFPKQSFDFLGYTFRPRVAKNKMRNYFISFLPAISNKAKKKIKKTIKSWRIHRITWTTLEEISKKIDPIVRGWFQYYGRFYKSEMYPSLRNIERYLIRWVRTKYKKLRDHGRLAKQFLGKVRKRSPSIFYHWTLGLGSKG; the protein is encoded by the coding sequence ATGAATGAAACAAAGTCTTTTGATATACCAAAGCAACTTATTTGGAGAGCTTATAAACAAGTATCGAAAAATAAAGGTGCAGCAGGTGTAGATGAGGTCTCGATAACAAAGTTTGAAGAAAATCTAAAGGATAATCTATACAAATTATGGAATCGGATGTCATCCGGAAGTTATTTTCCAGAGCCGGTAAAAGCTGTTGCGATACCAAAAGATACAGGAGGGCAAAGAATTTTATGTGTGCCTTCAGTATTCGACAGGATAGCGCAAACAGCAGCTACAATGTATCTTGAGCCGTTAGTAGAACCGAAATTTCACGAAGATTCATATGGTTATAGACCAAATAAGTCTGCGCTGGATGCGGTATACACAGCACGGAAGAGATGTTGGAAAAATGATTGGACGGTAGATCTTGATATATCTGGATTTTTCGACAATCTGGACCACGATTTAGCACTGCAGGCTATCAAGAAACACACAGACTGCAAATGGGTCATACTGTATGTTGAGAGGTGGATGAAAGCCCCCATTCAGCAAGCAGATGGCAGTAGGGTAACAAGGGATAAAGGAGTTCCGCAAGGAGGTTCAATAAGCCCAATCATTTCAAGCATATTTATGCACCATGCGTTTGATATGTGGATGAAACAAAATTATCCAACAGTACCATTTGAAAGATATGTAGATGATGCGATAGTGCACTGCAGAACTAAAAGACAGGCAGGATTTATGAAAGTAATGATTGAAGAAAGATTGGCTAAGTGTAAATTGAAGTTACATCCTGAAAAGACACAGATTGTGTACAGTAAGGATGATGATAGAAAAGAACAATTTCCTAAACAAAGCTTTGATTTTCTAGGTTATACTTTTAGACCTAGAGTAGCAAAGAATAAGATGAGGAATTATTTCATCTCATTTCTACCTGCAATTAGTAACAAAGCCAAGAAGAAGATCAAGAAAACCATAAAGTCATGGAGAATACATCGGATTACATGGACCACACTAGAGGAAATATCGAAGAAAATAGATCCAATAGTCAGAGGCTGGTTTCAGTACTATGGCAGGTTTTATAAATCAGAGATGTATCCATCTCTCAGAAATATAGAGAGATACCTCATAAGATGGGTCAGGACAAAATATAAGAAACTTCGTGATCACGGAAGACTAGCAAAGCAATTTCTAGGAAAAGTGAGAAAGAGGTCTCCAAGTATTTTCTATCATTGGACACTTGGGTTAGGATCAAAAGGCTAA
- the ftsY gene encoding signal recognition particle-docking protein FtsY — translation MSLFGNLYKGLLKTSSRFSDGVKSIFSDKKKLDQSLLDELEELLISMDIGHKTSKLIIDRFASIKFDKEVEHNIISQQLMNEIEAILSPVVQPLILNKKPHIIMVCGVNGNGKTTTIGKLAYKYKEMGKSVMLVACDTFRAAASEQLNIWAERSDCSIVTGEYGSDSASVAYRAVSQAIKDNIDVVLIDTAGRLQNNVNLMEELSKIYRTIKKLDDTAPHDVILVLDATTGQNAYSQLEAFSKMVNVTGLIVTKLDGTAKGGVVIGLAEAYKVKLHAIGIGESIEDLKEFTSKEFAEALFNCN, via the coding sequence TTGAGTTTATTTGGTAATCTTTATAAAGGCTTGTTGAAAACTTCTTCGCGCTTTAGCGATGGAGTAAAGAGTATTTTCTCTGATAAAAAAAAATTAGATCAGTCGCTTTTAGATGAATTAGAAGAATTGCTAATTAGCATGGACATCGGTCATAAAACTTCTAAGTTGATTATCGATAGGTTCGCAAGCATCAAATTTGACAAGGAAGTTGAGCATAATATTATCTCGCAGCAGTTAATGAACGAAATAGAAGCTATATTGAGCCCAGTTGTACAGCCGTTAATTTTAAACAAAAAACCACATATAATAATGGTATGTGGAGTAAATGGTAATGGTAAGACCACGACTATAGGTAAGCTCGCATATAAATATAAGGAGATGGGAAAATCTGTTATGCTTGTTGCGTGTGACACATTTAGAGCTGCTGCTAGTGAGCAATTAAATATTTGGGCAGAACGTTCTGATTGTTCTATCGTTACTGGAGAGTACGGTAGCGACTCTGCAAGTGTGGCATATAGAGCTGTAAGTCAAGCTATAAAAGATAACATTGATGTTGTTCTAATTGACACAGCAGGAAGGCTGCAAAATAATGTGAACCTTATGGAGGAATTATCAAAAATATATAGAACGATAAAGAAATTAGATGATACTGCTCCTCATGACGTTATTTTAGTTCTTGACGCAACTACCGGCCAAAATGCTTATAGCCAATTAGAAGCATTTAGCAAAATGGTTAATGTTACCGGGCTAATCGTAACAAAGCTAGATGGCACCGCTAAAGGCGGAGTAGTAATTGGACTTGCAGAAGCTTATAAGGTAAAGTTACATGCTATAGGAATTGGCGAAAGTATAGAGGACTTAAAGGAGTTTACTAGTAAAGAATTTGCTGAAGCGTTATTTAATTGTAATTAA
- the lepB gene encoding signal peptidase I, whose product MEELSKNWVIRTGRFLSSLFFLLLIALSIRSFLFEPFHIPSGSMKSTLLEGDYIFTSKYSYGYSKHSFPFSPNIFSGRIFYTPPKRGDIVVFKPTRNDSIRFVKRVIGTPGDKVQMIEGELYLNDQKVERRQIESFFDYESNRNIPRYIETLLSGKEHEILVDNISNKLSYNTPVYYVPNDQFFVMGDNRNNSLDSRFPEVGFVPMENIIGRVSIVGLSFKLGKVDWLPFNFRLPVALRFDRILHKVV is encoded by the coding sequence TTGGAAGAACTAAGCAAAAACTGGGTGATAAGAACGGGAAGATTTTTATCTTCATTGTTTTTTTTACTGTTGATTGCGCTATCAATACGTAGTTTTTTATTCGAGCCATTTCATATACCTTCTGGTTCAATGAAAAGCACCCTACTTGAAGGGGATTACATTTTTACTAGTAAATATTCATACGGTTACAGTAAACACTCATTTCCATTTTCTCCAAACATTTTTAGCGGCAGGATTTTTTATACCCCTCCAAAGCGTGGCGACATAGTAGTTTTCAAACCCACAAGAAATGACAGCATCAGGTTTGTTAAGCGAGTAATAGGAACACCAGGTGACAAAGTGCAAATGATAGAGGGAGAATTATACCTAAATGATCAGAAAGTAGAGCGAAGGCAAATTGAAAGTTTTTTTGATTATGAGTCAAATCGTAACATACCAAGATATATAGAAACGCTTTTAAGTGGCAAGGAGCATGAGATTTTGGTAGATAACATTTCTAATAAGCTATCATATAACACTCCGGTTTATTATGTACCTAACGATCAATTTTTTGTTATGGGAGACAATAGAAATAATTCTTTGGATAGCAGGTTTCCTGAGGTTGGTTTTGTACCAATGGAAAATATCATTGGGCGTGTAAGTATAGTTGGTTTATCGTTTAAATTGGGGAAGGTCGATTGGTTACCATTTAATTTCAGGTTACCTGTTGCTCTGAGATTTGACAGGATATTGCATAAAGTTGTGTAA
- a CDS encoding EndoU domain-containing protein, with protein sequence MSKTVKLILCLIIPIIGFIFYIRDHYFHTDYVEENVKVNFEPFFSSQPGYIPPFPELTDFDRGVLKVCGDWGAHPDKEDFKILLSCPQHQEVVKGIYDKLDHQVITPDADLELFKDELANIWFTNSGSEKETIGFGHIFCGEPNDKLGGMHFVGRYVEAQEDKWAGAIWNDKSLCNKSDIKPPVYTFGMKYLGKDEEVKVKCPNGYAYNLHADDSAP encoded by the coding sequence ATGTCGAAGACAGTTAAACTAATTTTGTGTTTAATAATACCAATAATAGGATTTATTTTTTATATTAGGGATCATTATTTTCACACTGACTATGTAGAAGAAAATGTTAAGGTCAATTTTGAGCCATTTTTCAGTTCACAACCAGGTTATATACCACCGTTTCCAGAATTAACTGACTTCGATAGAGGAGTGTTGAAAGTTTGTGGAGATTGGGGAGCACATCCAGATAAAGAAGATTTCAAAATTTTACTTAGTTGTCCGCAGCATCAAGAAGTAGTGAAAGGAATATATGATAAGCTTGATCATCAAGTGATTACGCCAGATGCGGATTTGGAGTTATTTAAAGATGAACTGGCTAACATTTGGTTTACAAATAGTGGAAGTGAAAAAGAAACTATAGGGTTTGGACATATTTTTTGTGGTGAGCCAAACGATAAATTAGGTGGTATGCATTTTGTAGGTAGATATGTTGAAGCTCAGGAAGATAAATGGGCAGGTGCAATTTGGAATGATAAGTCCCTATGCAATAAATCAGATATTAAGCCACCAGTTTATACATTTGGAATGAAATATTTGGGTAAGGATGAGGAAGTGAAAGTTAAATGCCCAAATGGATACGCATATAACCTTCATGCCGATGATAGTGCGCCGTAG
- the iscU gene encoding Fe-S cluster assembly scaffold IscU, with amino-acid sequence MSYNEKILDHYENPRNVGSLDKNDPNVGTGLVGAPSCGDVMKLQIKVNDKGVIEDAKFKTFGCGSAIASSSLLTEMIKGRTISDVTQIKNTQIVEELSLPPVKIHCSVLAEDAIKAAIHDYQSKQNKVDIEN; translated from the coding sequence ATGAGTTATAATGAGAAAATTTTAGATCATTATGAAAATCCAAGGAATGTTGGCTCTCTGGATAAAAATGATCCAAATGTTGGTACTGGTTTAGTTGGTGCACCATCGTGCGGCGACGTTATGAAGCTGCAGATAAAAGTCAATGACAAAGGTGTGATTGAAGATGCAAAATTTAAAACTTTTGGTTGCGGTTCTGCCATTGCTTCAAGTTCCTTGTTAACAGAGATGATAAAGGGAAGAACCATCAGTGACGTTACACAGATAAAGAATACTCAAATAGTGGAAGAGTTGTCTTTACCTCCAGTGAAGATACACTGCTCGGTGCTTGCTGAAGATGCTATAAAGGCTGCTATTCATGATTATCAAAGCAAACAAAATAAAGTGGACATTGAGAACTAA
- a CDS encoding Hsp70 family protein produces MQPIQISEPNSSEVVFGIDLGTTNSLIAMVNKAGNVEIFKDEQGRELLPSVISYENNTLKTGCDVGQNAIYSIKRLMGKGVEELNKEGLNFEIDHESEKVIRVKCSEEKYLTPVEISAEILKALCERVKKSTGIKVKKAVITVPAYFDDSARNATKYAAKLAGIEVLRLVNEPTAAALSYSIEKNNNSGIYAVYDLGGGTFDISILKLHQGVFQVLAVGGDTKLGGDDFDHLLSSIVLDKYREKVGLNKECSSVIPVLRHWDPESLITNEHTRKLYNKNWIPVSSTGMTGLLSFVKLRTVKEYLSKNTVGTFGFNINGKPFECEITREKFEQAISPLVNKTINIVTRTISDIDLKIDDIKGVILVGGATRTPLVQNSLVKLFGNKVLSDADPDKAVVIGAALQAHSVLLDVLPLSLGIETMGGIVEKIIPRNTPLPVSEIKEFTTYVDGQPAMKIHVCQGEREMIEDNKSLAQFELKGIPPLPAGSARIEIEFTVNVDGILTVTAREKATGIEQTVEVNSNFGLSEADVQNMVNQSINSFDEDMKARSLAEAKINGNKLIHLVENVSTDQKLKNLLQNAKNALQGNDLNEINNAIAELESSALELCELTDR; encoded by the coding sequence ATGCAACCAATTCAAATTTCTGAACCAAATTCAAGTGAAGTAGTTTTTGGTATAGATCTTGGTACTACCAATTCTTTAATTGCCATGGTAAATAAAGCTGGCAACGTGGAGATATTTAAAGATGAGCAAGGAAGAGAGCTACTACCTTCTGTTATTTCGTATGAAAATAATACATTGAAAACTGGCTGTGACGTCGGTCAAAATGCAATCTACTCAATAAAGCGTCTAATGGGTAAAGGTGTTGAAGAATTAAATAAAGAAGGCCTCAATTTTGAAATAGATCATGAAAGCGAAAAAGTTATTAGAGTAAAATGCTCAGAGGAGAAGTATCTTACTCCTGTTGAGATTTCTGCTGAGATATTAAAAGCTTTATGCGAGAGGGTAAAAAAATCCACAGGGATAAAAGTGAAAAAAGCAGTAATTACTGTGCCAGCTTACTTTGACGATTCAGCACGTAACGCAACTAAATATGCAGCAAAATTAGCTGGCATAGAAGTTCTTCGCCTCGTTAACGAGCCAACCGCTGCAGCGCTTTCTTACTCCATTGAAAAGAACAATAACAGTGGAATATATGCAGTTTATGACCTTGGTGGAGGAACATTTGATATTTCGATATTGAAATTACATCAAGGAGTGTTTCAAGTCCTTGCGGTTGGTGGTGATACCAAACTCGGCGGTGATGATTTTGATCACCTACTAAGTTCAATTGTACTTGATAAGTATAGAGAAAAAGTAGGTTTAAACAAAGAATGCTCTAGTGTCATCCCAGTGCTCCGACACTGGGATCCAGAAAGTTTGATTACAAATGAACACACTAGAAAGTTATATAATAAGAACTGGATTCCAGTGTCAAGCACTGGAATGACAGGGCTATTATCATTCGTTAAATTACGTACTGTGAAGGAATATCTGAGCAAAAATACTGTAGGCACTTTTGGCTTTAACATTAACGGCAAGCCATTTGAATGTGAAATAACTAGAGAGAAGTTCGAACAGGCAATAAGTCCTTTGGTTAACAAGACTATCAATATAGTCACTCGTACTATAAGCGATATAGATCTTAAAATTGATGATATAAAAGGAGTAATTTTAGTTGGTGGTGCAACTAGAACACCATTGGTTCAAAATTCACTAGTCAAACTCTTTGGAAATAAAGTACTAAGTGACGCAGATCCAGATAAAGCAGTGGTCATTGGAGCAGCTTTGCAGGCTCATTCTGTTCTCCTTGATGTTCTACCTTTATCACTTGGCATAGAAACTATGGGAGGCATAGTTGAAAAAATCATACCAAGAAATACACCACTACCAGTTTCAGAGATAAAAGAGTTTACAACTTATGTTGATGGGCAACCAGCAATGAAAATTCACGTTTGTCAGGGAGAACGTGAAATGATAGAGGATAACAAATCTTTAGCGCAGTTTGAACTAAAAGGTATACCGCCACTGCCTGCAGGTTCTGCAAGAATTGAAATAGAATTTACAGTTAACGTTGACGGGATCTTGACTGTTACTGCAAGAGAAAAAGCTACTGGAATTGAGCAGACAGTTGAAGTAAATTCAAATTTTGGCTTGAGTGAAGCTGATGTTCAAAATATGGTTAACCAGTCAATAAACAGCTTTGATGAAGATATGAAGGCTCGTTCCCTTGCAGAGGCTAAAATTAACGGTAACAAGCTCATACATCTAGTTGAAAATGTTTCCACTGATCAAAAGTTGAAAAACCTATTACAAAACGCAAAAAACGCTTTACAAGGCAATGACTTGAATGAAATTAACAACGCTATCGCTGAGTTAGAAAGTTCTGCTTTAGAATTATGTGAATTAACAGATAGGTAG
- a CDS encoding RluA family pseudouridine synthase: MAEKCNISRSKAQRLIQNEQVKLLGIPIINNDHIVKPDEEYVVHLVQPDISTSIEPNYDIKLDIVYEDEDIIVLNKQSGLTVHPGAGTNNDTLLNAVIAHLDVRPGIVHRLDKDTSGLMVIAKNEEAHGFLSELLSNRKIKREYLAVVWGALSSQQGTIETNIAPKRGNKEMMCVTKITGKLAITHYLVQKVIGQASLVKCTLETGRTHQIRVHMSHIGHSIVGDQVYGKNSSKSTKYAKNSSFIRNFNRQALHAYTLGLYHPKSKEYMEFVSDLPQDIKTLIGEFDNIS; this comes from the coding sequence ATAGCTGAAAAGTGCAACATATCACGCAGTAAAGCGCAAAGATTGATACAAAATGAGCAGGTGAAATTACTTGGCATACCGATAATTAATAATGACCACATAGTAAAACCAGATGAAGAGTATGTGGTGCATCTCGTTCAACCTGACATATCCACATCAATTGAGCCTAATTATGACATAAAACTTGATATCGTCTATGAAGATGAGGACATTATAGTTCTGAATAAACAAAGTGGATTAACAGTGCACCCAGGTGCTGGGACAAACAATGATACGCTTTTGAACGCAGTTATCGCTCACCTTGATGTAAGACCAGGAATTGTTCATAGACTCGATAAAGATACCAGTGGGCTAATGGTAATTGCAAAAAATGAAGAAGCCCATGGTTTTTTGTCTGAATTGTTATCAAATCGTAAAATAAAGCGAGAATATTTAGCAGTAGTTTGGGGAGCATTATCTTCCCAGCAGGGAACTATAGAAACTAATATTGCTCCCAAACGCGGTAATAAAGAAATGATGTGTGTAACAAAAATCACAGGCAAATTAGCAATCACTCACTATTTAGTGCAGAAAGTTATAGGACAAGCAAGCCTGGTTAAATGCACTTTAGAGACAGGCAGAACACACCAAATTCGAGTCCACATGAGCCACATAGGACATTCCATAGTTGGTGATCAAGTTTATGGAAAAAATAGTAGTAAAAGCACAAAATATGCTAAAAACTCTAGTTTCATTCGTAATTTCAATAGACAAGCACTACATGCTTATACACTGGGCTTATACCACCCAAAAAGTAAGGAATACATGGAATTTGTCTCTGATTTACCGCAAGATATAAAAACTTTAATTGGTGAGTTTGACAACATATCTTAA
- a CDS encoding HesB/IscA family protein, whose translation MSEYQGVNAIKKDKKLITITAKAVERIRYLLDQKKHTNLEKPEEAIGIRVLIKQKGCSGLKYDIEYAYDTRPLESMIEENCSDDQKVKVLIDPKSVMFILGSEMDYVEGKFSSGFVFKNPNEKGKCGCGESFHV comes from the coding sequence ATGAGTGAATATCAAGGAGTAAACGCTATAAAGAAAGATAAAAAACTTATTACTATAACTGCGAAAGCAGTGGAGAGGATAAGGTATTTATTGGACCAAAAGAAGCATACTAACCTTGAGAAACCGGAAGAAGCAATAGGAATAAGAGTGCTAATTAAACAAAAAGGATGTTCTGGTTTAAAATATGATATTGAATATGCGTATGATACTCGTCCTTTAGAGTCGATGATTGAGGAAAACTGCAGTGATGACCAAAAAGTTAAAGTGTTGATCGATCCAAAATCCGTCATGTTTATTCTTGGCTCTGAAATGGATTATGTAGAAGGAAAATTTTCATCGGGTTTTGTTTTCAAAAATCCCAATGAAAAAGGAAAGTGTGGTTGTGGAGAGAGTTTTCATGTCTAG
- a CDS encoding phosphoglycerate kinase — MNIPSIENCDLHNKTVLLRVDFNVPIKDGEIRDVTRILRALPTIEYLVNASAKIIIISHFGRPKARDNNLSLKNVIDTLSQLLNKKVKFIDDCVGEKVQKAVSAMDARDIILLENLRFYKEEEQSDSNFAKQLASLADIYVNDAFSCSHRAHASISHITEFLPSYAGFCLQDELKYLEKAVSFKAKPITAIVGGAKMSTKIKMLIKLAEKVDYLVLCGAIANNFLSFSKVNIGKSFFQNGVDDLLHNIIETANKNNCKIVVPEDVLVAVNSDYSTSISRRTESILDGDIILDIGPQTLSTISSIIASSKTLLWNGPIGVFEHSAFASGTIGVMKVVSDLTHKGKLTSIIGGGDSLSSISAAGLTDKDFTCVSTGGGAFLSWLGGDEMPGIAALQK; from the coding sequence ATGAATATACCTAGTATAGAAAATTGTGATCTTCACAATAAAACCGTCTTACTCAGAGTTGACTTCAATGTTCCTATAAAAGATGGAGAAATTCGTGACGTCACTCGTATTTTGAGAGCATTGCCTACTATTGAGTATTTAGTGAATGCAAGTGCAAAGATTATTATTATATCGCATTTCGGACGCCCAAAGGCCAGAGACAATAATCTGTCGCTAAAAAATGTAATTGACACTTTATCGCAGTTACTAAATAAAAAAGTGAAATTCATTGATGATTGCGTTGGTGAAAAAGTGCAAAAAGCAGTGAGTGCTATGGATGCAAGAGATATAATACTACTAGAGAATCTAAGATTTTATAAAGAGGAAGAGCAAAGTGACTCAAATTTTGCCAAACAACTAGCATCTCTAGCGGATATATATGTAAATGATGCATTTTCTTGCTCTCACAGAGCTCACGCTTCTATTTCACACATTACAGAATTTTTACCTTCCTACGCGGGATTTTGCTTACAAGATGAGCTAAAGTATCTTGAAAAAGCTGTATCGTTTAAAGCTAAACCTATTACTGCGATAGTTGGGGGAGCCAAAATGTCAACTAAGATAAAAATGCTTATAAAGCTAGCGGAAAAAGTTGATTACCTAGTTCTCTGTGGTGCAATTGCTAATAATTTTTTGTCATTTAGCAAAGTAAATATAGGAAAATCTTTCTTTCAAAATGGTGTTGACGACCTTCTACATAATATTATTGAAACAGCAAATAAAAACAATTGCAAAATAGTTGTGCCAGAAGACGTTCTGGTTGCAGTAAACTCTGATTACAGCACTAGTATTTCAAGAAGAACTGAGTCCATTTTGGACGGTGATATAATTTTGGATATCGGACCACAAACTTTGAGTACAATAAGCAGTATAATAGCAAGCAGTAAGACTCTGCTGTGGAATGGACCTATTGGTGTTTTTGAACATTCAGCTTTTGCAAGTGGTACAATAGGGGTAATGAAAGTCGTAAGTGACTTAACGCACAAAGGAAAGTTAACCAGCATAATAGGGGGAGGTGATAGTCTATCTTCAATAAGCGCTGCAGGCCTTACCGATAAGGATTTTACATGTGTTTCCACTGGTGGAGGAGCGTTTTTAAGTTGGCTGGGTGGTGACGAAATGCCGGGAATTGCTGCTCTGCAAAAATGA